Genomic window (Streptomyces yatensis):
CGCTGGCGGTGCTCATCACCACCGCGACCGACTTTCTCTACGCACTGATCAACCCGGCCGTAAGGGTACGCGATGGCGCTGTCTAGCTCTCTCCCGCACAGTCCGGTCCCCGCGACACAGCGCCTCGCGCGCTGGACCGCCGCCTCCCTGCACGCGGTCACCGGCCGGCACTGGACACAACGCTTCGGCGCCGTCGTCCTGACCCTGGTGCTGGTGACCCTGCTACTCACCCCGTGGATCGCCCCCTTCGACCCGGCGCGTCAGGACCTCACCCAGCGGCTGGCCGGGCCCAGCGCCCAGCACTGGCTCGGCACCGACCAGTTGGGCCGGGACATCCTCAGCCGACTGATGTACGGCGGGCGCTTCTCGGTCTCCATCGCGGCCGTCACCCTGCTGATCTCGGCCGTCGCGGGCACGGTCATCGGGGCGTTCAGTGCCCGGCGGGGCGGGATCGTGGACGAGGTGGTCATGCGCACCACCGATCTGCTGATCGCCATTCCCGACGTGGTCGTCGCGCTGTTCCTGATCGCGGCCTTCGGCACCGGCTACGGCATGCTCATCGCGGCCCTGACGATCGTGGGGTGGACCCCCTTCGCCCGGCTGATGCGCGGCCTCGCCCTGGAGATCAACAGCCGGGAGTACATCGAGGCCGCCGAGGCACTGGGCTGCTCCAAACCCTTCATCATCTTCCGCCACGTCATCCCCAACGCACTGCGGCCCGTGCTTTCCCTGGGCTTCCTGCGGTTCGGCCACAAGCTCATCACCGTAGGAGGACTGTCCTATTTGGGACTGGGCGTGCAGCCCCCCGACTCCGACTGGGGCGCCATGCTGCTGGACGCCCAGCCCTATATGGAACGCGTCCCGCTGCTCGTGCTCGCGCCCGGCGCCACGATCTTCGTGACGGCGTTGAGCGTCACTCTGATCGGCCACGGCATGGACGTGGAACGCAAGAGGAGGACGGATGCCCCATGAGCCCGTGTCGGCGGCGCAGTCCCCCTCCCCGGTCCGCCGTAAGACGCTCACCTCACAGGTCGCCGACCGAATCCGGGCCGATCTCCTCACCGGTAAGTTCCCGCCCGGCTCCCAGCTCGGGGAGACCGAACTCGCCGAATCGCTGGGGGTCAGCCGCGGCCCGGTACGCGAAAGCCTCGCCCGGCTCGTCCACGAGGGGCTGCTGCTGAGCCACCCCCACCGTGGGGTGTTCGTGCCCTTGCTCAGCGAGGCAGACATCGTCGACATCTACTACGCCAGGGAAGCGCTCGAGGCCGCCGCCTTCCGCCGCGTCATCACCTCCCCGACATCACCCGGCCTGCTGTCCGCCCTCGACGAGACGGTGGACGAGCTCGCCTGTGCCACGCGGGTGGGCGACTGGTCGAAGGTGGCCGACCTCGATGTGCGGTTCCACTCCCTGGTGATCGAGGCGACCGGCAGCCCCCGCCTCCGCCGCATGTTCGACACCGTGATCGCCGAAACCCGGCTGTGCCTCAACCTCCAAGCCGATGCCGACCCCGCGCGGATGGACCTCCTCGACGAACACCGGGAACTGGCGCGGCTGATCGCGGGCGACGACGTCGACGCCGCACTGTCCACCCTCACCCAGCACTTCGCAGAAGCCACCGTGACCGTACGGAACCGCGTTCGTGCGGTCCGACGCTGAAAGGAACCCGGACATGCGCCTGCCCCACCGTCCACCTCCGGGCCCCGGCACCACCCTCGATACCGCGCTCGACGTCCGGGGCCTGCGGGTGGACTTCTCCGAAGCCGGTACCGCCTCCGCCACCCCCGCCGTCGACGGCCTCGACGTGACCGTCCGGCGTGGCGAAATCGTGGCCCTGGTCGGGGAGTCGGGCTCCGGCAAGACCCTCACGGCGCTCAGCGTCATGGGGCTGCTGCCGCCCGGCGCCAGGATCACCGGAGGCCGGATCACCCTCGGCGACGAGGACCTGACCACCCTGCCGCCGAAACGCATGAACCGTATCCGCGGGCACCGGATGGCGATGCTCTTCCAGCAGCCCAAGGTCATGCTCGACCCCACCTGCACGGTAGGGAGCCAAGTCGCCGAACCCCTGCGCGTGCATGGGGGGCTCAGCCGTCACCAGGCGAAGGCACGGGTCGTGGAACTCCTCCGGGACGTCGGCATCCCCGAGCCCGAACGCCGGGCCTCGGCGTACGCGCACCAGCTCTCCGGTGGCATGGCCCAGCGCGTGATGATCGCGGCCGCACTCGCCGGGGAACCCGGGCTGCTGATCGCGGATGAGCCGACGACCGCGCTCGACGCCACCGTTCAGGCCCAGATCCTGCGACTGCTCTGCCGCAAGCAGCGGGAATCCGGTATGTCCGTGCTGCTCATCACGCATGACCTCACCATCGTCACCTCGATCGCCGATCGCGTCGCCGTTATGTATGCCGGACGTGTGGTGGAGGAGGGCTCGGTGCACGAGGTCTTCGACTCGCCCGAGCACCCGTACACCCGGGCGCTGCTGAAGGCATCACTGCTCCAGTCGGAGGAGGGCAGGCTCTTCTCCATTCCGGGCAGCGCGGTGCAGTCCCGCGGCCTGGACCACGGATGCCGGTTCCACCCCCGATGTCCGCTCGCCCTTGACCTGGGCATCACCGGCCGGTGCTCGGGCGACGAACCGCCCCTGCACACCTGCGGTGGCGAGCACCGCTGCCGCTGCTGGGCCTCCCGGCCCGGCACCGAGCGCGTCAGCGAGGCGGTGGGGATATGAGAACACTCGCGGAAGCGGACCGGGCACCCGACCCCGCAGCGCACCGGCCGCTCGTCGTCGTCGAGGACCTGGTCAAGCACTTCCCCTTGCGGGGCGGGGTGTTCGGGCGCAAACAGCACGTTCACTCCGTGGACCACGTCTCGTTCACCCTTGCACCCGGCGAAGTGCTCGGCTTGGTGGGCGAATCGGGCTGTGGCAAGAGCACGCTGGCCAGGGCCATGCTCGGGCTGACGCCGGTCGACTCCGGGCGCGTGCTGTTCGACGGCGTCGATGTGGCCCGGACCAAGGGCCGTGAGCGCAAGGCCCTGCGCCGCTCGATGCAGCTCGTCTTCCAGGATCCGTTCGCCGCACTGGACCCGCGGATGCGCCTGGGGACGAGCCTCGGCGCGCCACTGGCCCAGCACGGCCTCGGCACGAGGGAGGAGCGTCACCAGCGCATCCTCGAGACGCTCGGCCACGTGGGGCTCGACGCGTCGTTCCTAAAGCGACACCCCGGCGAATGCTCCGGCGGCCAGCTCCAGCGGATCGTCGTGGCACGAGCTCTGCTGCTCCGCCCGCGCCTGCTGATCTGCGACGAACCCACCTCGGCGCTCGATGCCTCGGTCCGCGCCCAGATCCTCAACCTGCTGATCGAGCTGAAGGGCGAGCTGGACCTCACCCTGCTGATGATCTCCCACGACCTGCGCGTCGTCCGCCACATCTGCGACCGGGTGGCGGTGATGTACCTCGGCGAGATCGTCGAAGTGGCCTCCCGCGAGGACCTGTTCGAGCGCCCGGCCCACCCGTACACCCAGGCACTGCTGACCGCCTCACTGCCCGAGGAGTCCGGCGCGGAGGTCGGTTCCGGCCCTCTGCGCGGTGAGCCGCCCAGCCCAGTCAGCCCACCCTCGGGATGCCGCTTCCATCCACGCTGCCCTCAGGCCCGCGACCGGTGCCGCACCGAGGCTCCCACGCTGGGCGCCGGACCTCTGGAGCGGGTCGTCTCGTGCCACTACCCGAACGCCTGACGCACCGTACAGACGAAGAGAGCGAGCCGATGACGACAGTCGAGTCCGCGCCCACCACCCAGCCGATCTGGCGGCCGCCCGCCGGGGCGCTGTGGTCCGGGAAGTGGGCGGACGGTGCGTCCGCCATGCCCGTACGCGACCCGGAGGACGGCAGCCTCCTCGGTCATGTCACCGACACCTGTCCCACCGAGGTCGACCAGGCCGTCACCGATGTGGCCGCTGCCGTCGCCTCCGGGGAGGACTGGCCCGCCTGGCAGCGCCGCGAGGCCCTGGACGCGGCCGCCCGGCTGGTACTGCGCCACCGTGAGCGGCTGACCGAGGTGATCTCCCGGGAGGGTTCCAAGACCATACGCGAGGCGAGCAGCGAGGTGTCCCGCGCCGCGGAGACCCTCAGGCTCTCGGCCCAGCAGACCGCCCACCTCACCGGTGAGACCCTGCCGTTCTCCGACACCCCGCGTGGTGCGGGCCGACTGGGCTGGTACACCCGGGAACCGGTCGGCGTGGTCGCCGCCATCACCCCCTTCAACGACCCGCTCAATCTCGTAGCACACAAGGTGGGCCCCGCGCTGGCCGGCGGGAACGGCGTCGTCCTCAAACCGGCCGAGGCCACACCGCTCACCGCGCTGGCGTTCGCCGAGATCGTGTTGGACGCCGGGGTGCCCGCAGACCGCCTCGCCGTCATCCCCGGAACCGGCGCCGGCGCGGGACGCGCCCTCGTCGGCCATCCTCTCGTCGACCTCGTGTCCTTCACCGGGGGCTTCCGCACCGGCAATGAAGTGGCCCGCGCCGCCGGAGCCAAGAAGACCCTCATGGAACTGGGCGGCAACAACGCCGTGCTGGTGCTGGACGATGCCGCCCGCGAGGCGGCGGCGCAGGCTGTGGTGACGGGGGCGTTCGGGGTGGCGGGGCAGAACTGCCTGTCGGTGCAGCGCGTCTTCGTCGCCTCCCGGATCGCCGACCGCTTCGTCCGGGACGTAGTGACGGCCACCGAGGCACTACGGGTGGGCAGCAAGGCCGACCCCCGTACGGACATCGGCCCGCTCATCAGCGAGCGCGAGGCACGCCGGGTCCGGGAATGGGTACGGGAGGCCCGCGAGGGCGGCGCCGAGGTGCGTACGGGCGGACGGCAGCAGGGGGCGTTCCACTGGCCGACCGTACTCACCGGCGTACCGGCGGACGCGAAGGTGATGACGGAGGAGATCTTCGGCCCGGTGCTGGTGATCGAGCCGTTCGGCACGCTGGAAGAGGCCGTCTCACGTGCCAATGACACCCGCTACGGCCTCCAGACAGGCGTCTTCACCACCGCGCTGGAGACCGCCCTGGACCTCGCGGAACGGCTCCGGGTGGGCGCGGTGATGATCAACGACAGCAGCGACTTCCGCATCGACGCCATGCCCTTCGGCGGGCCCAAGCGGTCGGGCATTGGCCGCGAGGGCGTGCGATACGCCGTGGAAGCCATGACCGAACCGAAGATCATCGCTGTGCGCCGTGGCGCATGACCGGTTCGGGGCCGGTCTCAGTCGTGCGGTGGGGCCCCGGTGACCATGTGATCGGCGTGGTTGACCGCCTCGACGACCAGGCGGCGCAGATGGCCATCATGGAGGGAGTACACCGAACGGCGGCCCTCCTTGCGCACCTGGACCAGCCCGGCCAGCCTCAGCTTGGCCAGATGCTGGCTCACTGCCGGGCGGGCCGCCCCGCTGGCCTCGGTGAGGGTGTTGACATCGGCCTCGCCCCGGGCGAGGGACCACACCAGATGCAGCCGGGTCGGATCGGAGAGCAGCGAGAAGACATTGGCGGCCGTGGAGAACTGCGCCGCGCCGCTGTGATGCGTATGCGACCGGGTCCCGGTCGCGGGCTCATCAGTCACCGGCATCCGCCGGTCCAAGCGGCTCGGGTGAACGGTTCGGGGTCCGAGCGATCCGGGGGCGAACTTTCCGCATCCGATGGATGCATGCGTGCATTCATATGCACATAATGGTACAGAGGCACGCACCGTGTCCAATGTCGCACCCACCCAGGCGCCGAGTCACGGCAGCCTCACCCGCATCTCGGTCCGAGCCTCACCCCGTCACCCCTCCGCGACATCCTCTCCCCGCTTGCCCACCCGGCTTCACCCCTCGCACATAGTGGAGGAAGGGACGCAGGTCACCGGAGTCGAGCTCGCGGAATCCCGCCTCCCGGGCGAAGGGTTCGAGCAGATGGACCGGGTTGTGCCGCATGACCGGCCCGGCCAGGGCCCCGACGAGACGTTGGGCCGACCCTCCGACCGGCGGACGGAAGTCGGCGATGAGCACCCGGCCGCCAGGGCGCAGCACCCGGAACATCTCCTTGATCGCCTGACCACGCTTCTCCTCGGGGAAGTGATGCACCGCCAGACTGGTCACCACCACATCGAAGGCACTCTCCGGTGCATCCAGGTCCTCGGCGAATCCCTCCGTGAACACGCAGCCAGCCTCCCTTGTGTGTTCGCGGGCGTAGCGGATCATCGGCACCGAGGGATCCACACCCAGCACGGACCCTTCCGGCCCCACCGTCCGGGCCATCATGCGGGCCAGATAGCCGGTGCCGCAGCCGACATCGAGCACCCGCTCTCCGGGGCGCGCACCGCTGAGCGCGACGAGCCGCCCGTACAGGCGCCGACGCCGCCCGGCGAGGGCTATCGCGGCGAAGACCTCATAAGCGCGCGCATGTCCGATGGCTCCTGGCGCCGCCGCATGTGGCCGCCCATGGAGAAGCCGTCCGAGC
Coding sequences:
- a CDS encoding ABC transporter permease, translating into MALSSSLPHSPVPATQRLARWTAASLHAVTGRHWTQRFGAVVLTLVLVTLLLTPWIAPFDPARQDLTQRLAGPSAQHWLGTDQLGRDILSRLMYGGRFSVSIAAVTLLISAVAGTVIGAFSARRGGIVDEVVMRTTDLLIAIPDVVVALFLIAAFGTGYGMLIAALTIVGWTPFARLMRGLALEINSREYIEAAEALGCSKPFIIFRHVIPNALRPVLSLGFLRFGHKLITVGGLSYLGLGVQPPDSDWGAMLLDAQPYMERVPLLVLAPGATIFVTALSVTLIGHGMDVERKRRTDAP
- a CDS encoding GntR family transcriptional regulator; this translates as MPHEPVSAAQSPSPVRRKTLTSQVADRIRADLLTGKFPPGSQLGETELAESLGVSRGPVRESLARLVHEGLLLSHPHRGVFVPLLSEADIVDIYYAREALEAAAFRRVITSPTSPGLLSALDETVDELACATRVGDWSKVADLDVRFHSLVIEATGSPRLRRMFDTVIAETRLCLNLQADADPARMDLLDEHRELARLIAGDDVDAALSTLTQHFAEATVTVRNRVRAVRR
- a CDS encoding ABC transporter ATP-binding protein; this translates as MRLPHRPPPGPGTTLDTALDVRGLRVDFSEAGTASATPAVDGLDVTVRRGEIVALVGESGSGKTLTALSVMGLLPPGARITGGRITLGDEDLTTLPPKRMNRIRGHRMAMLFQQPKVMLDPTCTVGSQVAEPLRVHGGLSRHQAKARVVELLRDVGIPEPERRASAYAHQLSGGMAQRVMIAAALAGEPGLLIADEPTTALDATVQAQILRLLCRKQRESGMSVLLITHDLTIVTSIADRVAVMYAGRVVEEGSVHEVFDSPEHPYTRALLKASLLQSEEGRLFSIPGSAVQSRGLDHGCRFHPRCPLALDLGITGRCSGDEPPLHTCGGEHRCRCWASRPGTERVSEAVGI
- a CDS encoding aldehyde dehydrogenase family protein, whose product is MTTVESAPTTQPIWRPPAGALWSGKWADGASAMPVRDPEDGSLLGHVTDTCPTEVDQAVTDVAAAVASGEDWPAWQRREALDAAARLVLRHRERLTEVISREGSKTIREASSEVSRAAETLRLSAQQTAHLTGETLPFSDTPRGAGRLGWYTREPVGVVAAITPFNDPLNLVAHKVGPALAGGNGVVLKPAEATPLTALAFAEIVLDAGVPADRLAVIPGTGAGAGRALVGHPLVDLVSFTGGFRTGNEVARAAGAKKTLMELGGNNAVLVLDDAAREAAAQAVVTGAFGVAGQNCLSVQRVFVASRIADRFVRDVVTATEALRVGSKADPRTDIGPLISEREARRVREWVREAREGGAEVRTGGRQQGAFHWPTVLTGVPADAKVMTEEIFGPVLVIEPFGTLEEAVSRANDTRYGLQTGVFTTALETALDLAERLRVGAVMINDSSDFRIDAMPFGGPKRSGIGREGVRYAVEAMTEPKIIAVRRGA
- a CDS encoding class I SAM-dependent methyltransferase, which produces MLGRLLHGRPHAAAPGAIGHARAYEVFAAIALAGRRRRLYGRLVALSGARPGERVLDVGCGTGYLARMMARTVGPEGSVLGVDPSVPMIRYAREHTREAGCVFTEGFAEDLDAPESAFDVVVTSLAVHHFPEEKRGQAIKEMFRVLRPGGRVLIADFRPPVGGSAQRLVGALAGPVMRHNPVHLLEPFAREAGFRELDSGDLRPFLHYVRGVKPGGQAGRGCRGGVTG
- a CDS encoding ArsR/SmtB family transcription factor; amino-acid sequence: MPVTDEPATGTRSHTHHSGAAQFSTAANVFSLLSDPTRLHLVWSLARGEADVNTLTEASGAARPAVSQHLAKLRLAGLVQVRKEGRRSVYSLHDGHLRRLVVEAVNHADHMVTGAPPHD
- a CDS encoding ABC transporter ATP-binding protein, producing the protein MRTLAEADRAPDPAAHRPLVVVEDLVKHFPLRGGVFGRKQHVHSVDHVSFTLAPGEVLGLVGESGCGKSTLARAMLGLTPVDSGRVLFDGVDVARTKGRERKALRRSMQLVFQDPFAALDPRMRLGTSLGAPLAQHGLGTREERHQRILETLGHVGLDASFLKRHPGECSGGQLQRIVVARALLLRPRLLICDEPTSALDASVRAQILNLLIELKGELDLTLLMISHDLRVVRHICDRVAVMYLGEIVEVASREDLFERPAHPYTQALLTASLPEESGAEVGSGPLRGEPPSPVSPPSGCRFHPRCPQARDRCRTEAPTLGAGPLERVVSCHYPNA